The following proteins come from a genomic window of Fibrobacter sp. UWR4:
- the ftsA gene encoding cell division protein FtsA, translating to MDDQQPIKKDDYIFGLDIGASKVNLFVGISGGETVRVIECGDFPLANPDEFDSVVEKLQQAIHMLESSARIDVHDVYVGIAGKHVQPYNYKGLITLPTGEVREEDIINVQKQASTLPASAGEIIHVFPGEYTLDDEEHIRNPKGRSGRRLGVDVQLVTSRQNAMQNLAKCVNRAGLNVLGFVLEPLAAACAVLTEDERELGVALVDIGAGSADIAVFVNDSVRYTASLDLAGNVITSDISKCLPVPISLSKAEEIKKKYGTCHLNNLIEDETFPVPAVGGRGDVPCSKQLLARVITARVQEIFQLLAKDLKKHQMDSIINGGVVLTGGCCNLDGIDLVASKEFGKPVRIGRPKGMTGIQEAFQNPSYATGIGLLHYANKQHREKKGKDTGAQIAVSMKKGFNRFKEFLKTYF from the coding sequence ATGGATGATCAACAGCCCATAAAGAAAGACGATTACATCTTTGGTCTCGATATCGGAGCATCCAAGGTCAATCTGTTCGTTGGCATTTCCGGTGGTGAAACCGTCCGTGTTATTGAATGCGGCGATTTTCCGCTGGCAAATCCCGATGAGTTTGACTCTGTAGTGGAAAAGCTGCAACAGGCTATTCACATGCTGGAATCTTCAGCACGCATTGATGTGCATGATGTGTATGTGGGTATCGCAGGTAAGCATGTCCAACCGTATAACTACAAGGGCCTCATCACGCTTCCCACCGGTGAAGTTCGTGAAGAAGATATCATTAACGTGCAGAAACAGGCTAGTACACTTCCCGCCTCTGCCGGTGAAATCATCCATGTGTTCCCGGGTGAATATACTCTGGACGATGAAGAGCATATTCGCAATCCCAAGGGCCGTTCCGGTCGCCGCCTGGGTGTAGACGTTCAGTTGGTCACCTCTCGACAGAACGCTATGCAGAACCTGGCAAAGTGCGTGAACCGTGCTGGTCTCAATGTGCTTGGCTTTGTGCTGGAACCTCTTGCAGCCGCATGCGCAGTCCTTACTGAAGATGAACGCGAACTTGGCGTTGCCCTGGTTGATATTGGTGCAGGCTCTGCAGATATCGCTGTTTTCGTCAACGATTCCGTCCGCTATACCGCATCTCTGGACCTGGCTGGTAATGTAATCACCAGTGACATTAGCAAGTGCCTTCCGGTACCTATTTCTCTGTCCAAGGCAGAAGAAATCAAGAAGAAATATGGTACCTGCCATTTGAACAATCTTATTGAAGATGAAACATTCCCGGTTCCTGCTGTTGGTGGCCGTGGGGATGTTCCTTGCTCCAAGCAACTTCTCGCTCGCGTGATTACCGCACGCGTTCAGGAAATTTTCCAGCTGTTGGCTAAGGATCTTAAGAAGCATCAGATGGATTCCATCATCAATGGTGGTGTGGTCCTGACTGGTGGCTGCTGCAACCTGGATGGCATTGATCTGGTTGCCTCCAAGGAGTTCGGAAAGCCTGTCCGTATCGGTCGCCCCAAGGGCATGACCGGCATTCAGGAAGCTTTCCAGAATCCTTCCTATGCAACAGGTATTGGCTTGCTTCATTATGCAAACAAGCAGCATCGCGAAAAGAAGGGTAAGGATACAGGCGCTCAGATCGCAGTTTCCATGAAGAAGGGCTTCAACCGCTTCAAGGAATTCCTGAAGACCTACTTCTAA
- a CDS encoding cell division protein FtsQ/DivIB has translation MTEHKTTFLGRRIGVNEQLRKQARSQKIKSGVAAACRWFARRGWIVCVVVAALCVAAYQQRFELQRFNPLEFRHLQYVDIEGNRMLSWEDVVQNAQIETGMLMGDVDEDSVRQALLRLPLIHDAIVTKTFPSTLNIKLTETSPVFSVFDGTSVVGYSEKGLPMSIARASAMRLPIFDHENLDKVKDVAAFLTTMRQMNSGLYEKVSQVGWSEKDHAFEVFFKDAGYHVLFSAKSWTEDVFALYESLGKGFSKDLRCAGEVDMRFPGFAYVRNYEKRCLNG, from the coding sequence TTGACTGAACACAAGACGACATTTCTCGGCCGCAGAATCGGCGTGAATGAACAGCTGCGCAAGCAGGCTCGTAGCCAGAAGATTAAATCTGGTGTTGCGGCCGCATGCCGCTGGTTTGCTCGCCGTGGCTGGATTGTCTGTGTTGTGGTTGCTGCTCTTTGCGTGGCGGCATATCAGCAGCGCTTTGAACTTCAGAGATTCAATCCGCTGGAATTCCGCCACTTGCAATATGTGGATATTGAAGGCAACCGCATGCTTTCCTGGGAAGACGTGGTCCAGAACGCTCAAATCGAAACGGGCATGCTGATGGGTGACGTAGACGAAGATTCTGTCCGTCAGGCCCTGCTTCGCTTGCCGCTGATTCACGATGCGATCGTTACCAAGACTTTCCCGTCTACCTTGAACATCAAGCTAACGGAAACCTCTCCGGTGTTCTCCGTGTTTGACGGTACAAGCGTAGTTGGTTATTCCGAAAAGGGCTTGCCCATGTCCATTGCAAGAGCTTCTGCCATGAGACTTCCCATTTTCGATCACGAAAATTTGGACAAGGTTAAGGACGTTGCCGCTTTCCTCACCACGATGCGTCAGATGAATAGCGGTTTGTACGAAAAGGTTTCTCAGGTGGGTTGGTCTGAAAAGGATCACGCATTTGAAGTTTTCTTCAAGGACGCAGGTTATCATGTTCTGTTTTCCGCAAAGAGCTGGACAGAAGATGTTTTTGCCCTCTATGAGTCTTTGGGAAAGGGGTTTAGTAAGGATTTAAGATGCGCTGGCGAAGTCGATATGAGGTTCCCGGGCTTCGCATATGTAAGGAATTATGAAAAGAGGTGTCTCAATGGATGA
- the murC gene encoding UDP-N-acetylmuramate--L-alanine ligase translates to MQINDCKRVRRLHFVGIGGAGMSGIAEVLHANGFVVSGSDMSESAVVDYLRNLGIRVDPKHDAKNVEDADLVVYSSAVPHDNPELVEARNRRIPVIKRAEMLGELMRMKYTLSIAGTHGKTTTTSIVGQIWEEAGLDPTIIVGGVVKGHGSGAKVGKGNYLIAESDEFDRSFLSMMPSSAIITNIDADHLDTYENIEDIKDAFVQFANKIPFYGQIILCLDDPNAQQILMRLKKPVITYGFTRQAKYRVDNLRFEKGFPVFEILNDGNSLGEFRLQIPGRHNVLNATAAVALAIEEGINADVARKAVAGFEGVKRRFEFIGEKNGVMVFDDYAHHPTEATATLLGFRDAFPDKRIIVAFQPHLFTRTRDQHEAFGSAFANCDVLLATDIYPAREKPIEGVTGALVSDSATARGHRDARFIGDQMNLLPILKKELREGDVVVLMGAGSIYKLGETILKECI, encoded by the coding sequence ATGCAGATTAATGATTGCAAGCGCGTACGTCGCCTCCATTTCGTCGGTATCGGCGGTGCAGGCATGTCCGGTATTGCAGAAGTCCTTCATGCCAATGGCTTTGTGGTCAGCGGCTCCGACATGAGTGAAAGTGCTGTCGTCGATTACCTGAGAAATCTGGGTATCCGCGTGGATCCCAAGCACGACGCCAAGAATGTGGAAGACGCCGACCTGGTTGTCTATTCCTCTGCTGTTCCCCACGATAATCCGGAACTGGTTGAAGCTCGTAATCGTCGTATTCCCGTCATCAAGCGTGCAGAAATGTTGGGCGAATTGATGCGTATGAAGTACACCTTGTCTATTGCCGGTACCCACGGCAAGACTACCACCACTTCCATTGTGGGCCAGATCTGGGAAGAAGCCGGTCTTGATCCCACCATTATTGTGGGTGGCGTGGTGAAGGGTCACGGCAGTGGCGCCAAAGTGGGTAAGGGCAACTACCTCATTGCCGAATCTGACGAATTTGACCGTAGCTTCCTTTCCATGATGCCTTCTTCTGCCATCATTACTAATATTGATGCAGACCATCTGGATACCTACGAAAATATTGAAGACATTAAGGATGCTTTCGTACAGTTTGCAAACAAGATCCCGTTCTACGGTCAGATTATTCTGTGCCTGGACGATCCCAATGCTCAGCAGATCCTGATGCGCCTGAAGAAGCCGGTAATTACTTATGGCTTTACTCGTCAGGCGAAGTATCGCGTGGATAACCTGCGTTTTGAAAAGGGCTTCCCCGTATTTGAAATTTTGAATGATGGCAACAGCCTGGGCGAATTCCGCCTGCAGATTCCTGGCCGTCATAACGTGCTGAACGCAACTGCAGCAGTAGCCCTGGCTATTGAAGAAGGTATCAATGCTGACGTTGCCCGTAAGGCTGTGGCAGGATTCGAAGGCGTGAAGCGTCGCTTTGAATTTATTGGCGAAAAGAATGGCGTCATGGTCTTTGATGATTATGCTCATCACCCGACCGAAGCAACCGCAACCTTGCTGGGTTTCCGCGATGCCTTCCCGGACAAGCGCATTATTGTCGCTTTCCAGCCGCACCTTTTTACTCGTACCCGCGATCAGCACGAAGCATTCGGTAGCGCTTTCGCTAATTGTGACGTCCTGCTTGCAACCGACATTTACCCTGCCCGCGAAAAGCCTATTGAAGGTGTAACTGGTGCTCTTGTTTCCGACAGCGCAACCGCTCGCGGCCATCGCGATGCTCGTTTCATTGGCGACCAGATGAACTTGCTGCCTATCCTGAAGAAGGAACTGCGCGAAGGTGATGTGGTGGTCCTGATGGGTGCCGGTAGCATTTACAAACTTGGCGAAACCATTCTGAAGGAATGCATCTAG